The Musa acuminata AAA Group cultivar baxijiao chromosome BXJ2-5, Cavendish_Baxijiao_AAA, whole genome shotgun sequence genomic interval AGATGAGTAACTGTTGTATGATTTATACAGATCAAAACAGGGGCACCTTGTCGAAGTGAGCGCCTAGCCAAATATAATCAGGTATCAAGAGGCTTGTCATTCTTTCGTTCAATTATATCCTGGTTTTCTACTTCCCTCAGTTTTCTTTTGTTGCTACTTAATCGAAAGCTCATTTCCTTACGATGATCTCAAGGCTATGGTTTCTACAGCTCATTTGAATCATAATATGCCAAACACAAGAAAGACGTTATTTCTTTCTCAGATTGAAAACTATGAAGTATTTCTCAGATATCAAAGATTGGGCTATTTCTTTCACATCTGGTTACTGTGCCATTGAAATGAAATTTGCCTCCTAAAGAAGGCTCTTAATTTTTTCCTCCactttttctttttaccatttacAGGCGAATTCCAGAGTAGTGCTCTTCAACTCTTAAACTTTATTGAACTTGAAACTGAGCaaagaattaatatttttctgcctACCAACTAATCTTTTGGTTCCTTTGCCTTAATTTATTTGAACAAAAATTTGCACAAGACTTGGGGGTTGATCTCATTTGAACACTGGTCACAAAATATTATTAAATCCTTCTGGacttctttattcaacttttttgttgatgatacaaCAGTCATGGAATGATGATTATGGTCATGACCATAACTATCATAATCCTATTATTGTAATAAGTTTTACTTAACCTTTCAGTTCCTTGCTCGAGCATAAATCATTATGGACACTTTGCCTGAACATAAATCATCGTGGCCCTTCTACCCATGACATCTAGGCATGGTATCAAATATGATCTTGTTGTTTCTGCATGAACCAAGTGATCTGTTTCTGGACTAGATCCCATTCTACTACTATTGATACTAGTTCAGTAACGTGGTTGGGGCAATTCCACCCACAACTAAGAGTTAAAATGCAGGATTTGCACCAGGGCTAGTAAGGAGTGTGAACCTAACTGATGCAACCATAAGCTACAATTTTGGCTTATTTGTTCATATTTTATTATTCTGCATCTTACATCCCATTTTGAGATACATCAATATGATATTTATTAGGATCTATATGGATGCATACAAATTTTATTTGTAGAGGTCACCGCATGGATTGACTTCTCTTTTTAAATTAGTGAAAGCATCTCGAATAATTTTGATTGACCATCTGCAGTAGTCAAACATCCTTGCTCTTTCTAATTGCTGTTTAAATGTGCATTAGCTTCATGAAATGAAGTAGTCAATGCAATTTAGTATTTAATTTTGGTGTGATTTCATGGATTAAACAGATAAACTGGAACAAACTTGCTTACGAAATGTATCTTTGCCTTCGAGCTAACTCATTTAGAGAAACCTGTATGTTGATGCAGTTGTTTAAGGAGGAAGTTTATCGGCTAGTGTTAGCCTATTACGATAACTAGTAACAAAAGCCAAGATCATGGTCCATATTATGTTTTACATCCCTAACTTGGACAAACTTTTGCTACCCAGCTTTTCCGCATCGAAGAGGAGCTTGGAGACGTCCGGTATGCCGGTCAGGCTTTCAGATCTCCCTAGAGAAAAATTTGTTAAGAGCTTGTATTTGATCCGAAATAATGTGCTAGATATAAGTCAAATGAAGTTGGGGAGTTTTGTTGTACTAAGAGGTCTCACAGAATCTGTAGATGTGAAGCAGCCTAGACGCACTTTGATAGGAGCATCTGTTGCATTTGTGTTTCAACAGTGTAATTTCTTCTCCAAGCAAATTAGATGATATTGGACTTCATATTGGTACTCTTTAATTACTCAAAAACAATACATTTTTGGAGCTCCTTCAACACTGCTTTCCCTTTGTTTCTTGCAGCTATTCTTACTATGTTGTTTCATCTTtagcaacctctctctctctctctctctctctctctctctctctctctttctctctctcctatGTTGGACATTCTCCACATAAGAAACATagattttaatgaaaataaaCCATCATCGTACATGAACAGTGATTCGGCTGCCACATTCCAACCTGACCGACAAAAGTCGCAACAACAACTCCATCTGCCTGCATGGGTTGAGTGAAAGCTAGAGCTTGTAAACCTCGACATATGGCAAGTCCACTGAACCGATCCAAATGGCTCCATTTTCTTCGGCCACTTCACTCACGGAGGCCAATTCCCCTCCATCCAACAGCACCTCCAACACATTCCCCTCTCCGCTCAATCTCACGGCCACCGGGTGCTCCGTCGCCGCTGCTTTCCCCTCGGTGGCCTTCTCGTCTTCAGTAACGCCGCCGCCGTCGTTCAAGTTGATCTTTTCGCGGTTGAGGGCTATCCAATACTCCCCCCTTGCAGTCCTCCTGATGTTGTCGGGGTAGCCCGGGAGCTCCGCGAAGACTTCCATGGCTCCCGTCCTCGGACCGCGTAGCCAGTGCTTGAGGACCCTGCAACTTCCGGTCTCCGCGAACAGGAGGAAGCTTCCATCGCCACTTAAAGCGACTCCGTTAGGGAAGGGGAGGCCACGCCTCAACACTGTCACCTTCCTTGTTCTTGGATCATACTTCATCAGTCTTCCGGTGGAGTCTCCTGTAATGACAGACAGTATGTAGTCCCTGCACGAAAGCCACCATTCCTTAACGGTTCGAGACATGGAGTGATGAAGAGAAGAAAGGAAATTAATGGCGATCAGAGACTCGGAGTAATGGTTTCCATATAAGCTACACATCCATTCGACTTCTTTGGACCGTGCAACCAAGTTGCTGAACTGGAATAGAGCAATACAACACATCTGCGAATGGAGGTCGAGCGAGCGCTGCTAGGCTGTACTTACGGCCGCTGGTACCGCGTGCTGCTGTCAGTGAAGTACACCTCCCCCGTCCCCTGGTCCACGTCCACCCCATTGGTGAAGTTGAACCGCCCTCCGTCGGCGCTCGCGGCCAGCCGCCGCGCTGCTCCTCCCTTTGGTCCGACGGCCAGCAGGCCGAAGTAGGCGTCGGCGACGTAGAGAACTCCGGTCGCCTTGTGGAACTGCAGCCCTAAGGGCCTCCCGCACATGCTCTCCAGCGAAACATCAGAAGTGTCGCAGCACTCCTTCCTGCCAACGAGAAGATGATGAACGCAACATGTCACAGTAGGTCACGAGCAGGCATGTGCCCAAAGGCATGGAGGCGATCACCTGTTTCCAGCATTGACGGCGAACCCAGTCCAGCCGCGGCCTTTGCCTTGCCATTTCAGGATCCTGCCGCCGGAGACGCCGGTGTAGGGACCTTCGCCACGCCGGTCGAAGGCGAGGCTCTCCGGCCCCGCCACCGTCGTTAAGACGAGCCTCTCGACGCTTTCAAGCTTGTCTATGGCCTTCTCTTCGTGACAGGAAGAGAACGGAAGGAGCACCGCAAGCATAATGGAGAGGAGAGCGGGTCTTAGTGAAGTGGTTCCGCAGAGCTTTGTTCCCATGGTGGAGGCCGATAGGTCGGAAGCTGAGTAAAGGAAGACGTACAAGGACTTATTTATAGACTGCAACAGCTTAGTTGGCGAGATCTATCAGGAATTTAAGATCTATCCCCTTTAGATACCATGTATACATACATCTCTACAAGGAGAGCGTATGTCAAGGCATTACTCCACGTTCCTCACGTAGCtgctggatgatgatgatgatgatgatgatgatgatgacgataatATCTCCAGTCTATCTTATTACTTATGACTTCGCTGTTTCTTGTCAGGAAAGGAAGGAAGCAGCTGTCACCGTCGTTTAAACGCTACGGGTGAATTCTCCAGCAGCCGCCATTAAAGCGTTGACTTTTCCACGACAAAAACAGAACATCGTCTAAATGGCATGGTCGGGCGTATAGGTGTTGTGCAAAATCTCGTCACTAATTCATCATGATCAAACCTGAAGTAGGATGATAATGACGCCGGAAGAATTCATCGTGATCATGATAACATGTATCTATCTGAGTTGATGCTGGTGGTAGCTGTTCTTATTCTCGAATAGGTTTGTACGTTTTGGTCTGCTATAATAACTTCTTTGCTCATTCCAAGAGATAGAGAAGGAAGCAAAAGGATGGTGATTGGTGGTAGACGCTGAGGATGTTTAATTGCATGGAAAAGACGATGCTGGTGCAGGCCATGAAACATATAGTAGTAATGGCGGTGAAGACTTAGTTGGCAGGTGAGAATGAGGAGGAAGATGGTTGATACAAGGGGAAAAAGACCAGATTTATACTCGaaaaatagaagataaagatGAAAATGATTGGGTTATTTCAGTTAAGAATAAGACAGGATCATTTTGAGCTATAATTTGTCTTGGATTCTGCTGGTGATCACTCTTTTGACTACAGCATTTGATGGAAATAATTTCTCTGTACTTGCTTTATCTTTTCCAAAGCTGTTTGACTATTTTAAGATTTATTTGCCTAATTTGCATGTAGAAAACCAAACATAATTTTCCAACATGCAGTTGCATATTATATATGACTTCCTTCCAGTCTTGAAGGGGTGTTCATTAAATGGGCTTAAATATCACTGCCAGCCATGCTTGCAGACAGTCAGTCTGACAAGAACTGTAAGCTTATTGATGATGTATTGTGGTCTTCTTCTGCCAGCAGAGGTCAGTTATGTGGTGGTGGTTGTCTTCTATCTGCTGAAGAAGATATGTCATATTTGAAGAAGATTATATGTCATATTTGAAGAAGATAAAAGATCATTGAGGATGAATATATTTACCTAACAAATCTTATTCCATCACGATTACCTAATTTATGTGGATGAACAGTTCTTATTAAGACACAAGTCAGACTCACGTTTCCTCCCTCCTTATCAAACCACCAGACTGGGATATGGAAGAATGTTTTGCATTCATAGAGACAATCCATGGACACAAACTGCAGGATGTCGCCTGGAACAGCACAGACAAGCCAATTGAACTCAACCTTTACAGGCCAAGCATTCGTGCCTCGGAAAAGTTGGCGTCGGAGAACAGTGTTGCCCATTTGAGTGGACCTTTTCACAGGACATATAGAgagatgatctctctaataagagcAATCCACTTAGACCCACCACATGTCCTCTGTTCTCAGAAACAAAGTCAGCTCCTTGTTCATGAAGCCGCTTCATTCTGTTTCTTTGTTGATCGAGCTGCCTCCTTCTGATTTACGCTAATTGAATGGATTAGTCTACGGAAGTTTGTCAAGCAGAATTTGACATCTTTATTTAGATCTCAGCATGCAGCTAAAATTAGGTGGAATTGTATGGCAAGAAACTAATGTTCTGCATGTCACAGAAAGCTGAAACGAGAAGAATGAGGAAAGCAGAGGAAAAAGAAGCATCTCCCTCTGCGGACGCAGGCAGCTGTCTGTCGGTTCACTGGTTCAGCTCCCATGAAATTGAGACTGGTTTGCGCGCCGTGGAGCACAAGCGAACTCCGGGATTAGATTCCCAAGTCTCTTGTGGAGCTCAGTTTCTTCGACTCTCAGCCGGTCGTTCTCATGGATGATCTGAACACGCTCTCTCCTCACACGGTTTAGCTCATCTAGCAGATGGCAGTTGGCCGACCGCAGATGGATGACCTGCGACCACAACTCGCTCAGGCGCTTCTGCTTTCTCATCCGCGACCGCCGCGCCGACTCCCTATTCGATatcatccttctcttcctcctctcttctgctGCGCTCAGTTGGTGGCCGACCGCACCGAAGCCTTGCATGGTTGGCTCGGTCTGGAATTGTTGTGCGATGTATGGCCCGAAGAGACTGCTGAACTGGGAGGAGGTAATGTTGTTCTGTGACATGCTGTAATGGGCTCGGAGAGAAGCTGAACTCGAAGGTGAAAGGTAGCAGATGCCGGCAATCTCCCCGGGATGCATGGTTACAGTGTTCTGCATCAGAAGAAGAGGGAAGGAGGATGAAAGCTTGAAGGTTGAGTGAGTCGATTTATAGTGCATGCATCCCATGAGCTCACCATCCTGCTCGATGCATACATGCATGTGTTTCGCGCAGAGGAGCATCTCCATTATGGTCGTCTGATCACCATCAAACAGTGATATGCAAATGCTGGACCCTCTGATAATATCACAGCCACCTGCTGCTGTTACCATTAAACTATGTGCTGGTTGGCTAACAATGACAGGCATTTCACCACAGAATGATAGTAGGAGCATGTTGATGTCATGGTGTAGCCATGGCCATAGCATCATGGGATCGGAGCATGCAATTTGTGGATATGGCTCAAAGCTGAGGATAGAAGTGCTCACATACCGGCTGGGACACACCATTGCTCTCATGGGGTGCCTTTATCCAAGGAAGGGGATGTTTTAGGAGAGGTTAAACGTCGAAAGAACcactggctctctctctctctctctctctctctctctctctctctctctctctctctctctctctctctgtgcagaAATCATTTGTGTTGAGCTGCCTTTGCTATAGATGAGGTCGCCATAGTTGGTCTTTGTGGTACTCATCATAAGAACAATCATTCTGGGTAATTTCTAGTGATCAACTCTATCTGCAATCTCAGACATCTGCTTCTCTCCTCATGTCCGGTAAGCGTCATGAGGTCATAAGCTTCAACTATACATATGCAAGTGATGAGTCACGATCATGTCGGATTAGATGAAGAATCCTTAGTACCAAAGCTCCATGAACCCGCACACAAGGTGGGAGATGAAGATGACACTCAGTTGTGGAAAGATTCGTGGTGTCTTGTGACACGCAATTTATATTGTATATGAGGATATCTTTCCTCGTTGTATGAATCATACGTATCTTAGCATCCATCTGACATTTTCACAAACACAACGTTGGACGACTTCACATCTTCTACGATGAACTCATCCTGAGCAAACTTCTGCGGCAAACTTGGAACTATATCGGTAATGGATGGACTACACTAATTTGAGGATCTCATGTTTTGGATTTGATTAGATAATGGAGAGAAAAGAAGAGCTTTTACATCCCCATTCAGGGAGCTTTTATGTCACTTTCCCCATGTCCTCCAGCAGAAGTTTTGGTAGCGACACCCAATGCCGAAAGATTATTCGCAAGTCAGCAAAACTACACAGCGATTCTCTCAGTCTCAGTGTTCGGTTGGAAGACCAGCAAAATCTTAGGAATTTAGCAGCTGGTGATTGATGTGTggcattttgttttcttcttcttcttcttcttcttcttcttccgctcgTCTTCTCTCCCTAAAACCAAAATCTTCAGCCGCAGAGGTCGACAGCCcccgcatctctctctctctctctctctctcgtcgttGACTCACAAGTCACGTCTTCCAAAGAGGTAATTAATCCCGAGTGATGTTATGATGGTTGTGTGTGCGTTATGTTGTTCTGATGACCTCTCAGAAACTAACTAAATTAATTTGATGAAAAGGTTGGGAGATAATTGTGGTGTTTGTATACAGTGTGAGGTAAAGGTCTCAATGGTTTTACAGTGCAGGAGCAAATGTGTTGTGTTGTTGTGCACTTCATCAAAGATGTTCCCCTTCGATTAATGGGTTTAATTTGATGTGCACTTAAATGGAGGATTGTTAGGTAATTGACAGAGAACATTAATCTCTCAAGAGTAGAACCTCATTAAGTTGTTGGAGTTCATCACAGGAGTCCATCAAACAGAAGATTTTAATCTATTGTGTCTGCCATGGAGAGTCAGTCATCACAGTAAGATGACATGTCCAATCAACTCCTCCATTCCTTAACATAAATCATATGATATTTAGCAGATATTAGAAGCACCTCCTGGGATCACTATACTCACTTTTCTTGTCAGCAAACAATTTAAACTAATATCAAAATTAGATGCTTAACCAAAAAAAGTTCTATAATATTTCAGCAAAACCtaagtttaaattataaatatcgaATTTGGATTTAGTCTCATGTTAGAACTAAGAATTAAGATTTAGTAACTCAAGGTCTTTGGTAGGTAGGGAAGATTT includes:
- the LOC103984351 gene encoding protein STRICTOSIDINE SYNTHASE-LIKE 10-like, which translates into the protein MGTKLCGTTSLRPALLSIMLAVLLPFSSCHEEKAIDKLESVERLVLTTVAGPESLAFDRRGEGPYTGVSGGRILKWQGKGRGWTGFAVNAGNRKECCDTSDVSLESMCGRPLGLQFHKATGVLYVADAYFGLLAVGPKGGAARRLAASADGGRFNFTNGVDVDQGTGEVYFTDSSTRYQRPDYILSVITGDSTGRLMKYDPRTRKVTVLRRGLPFPNGVALSGDGSFLLFAETGSCRVLKHWLRGPRTGAMEVFAELPGYPDNIRRTARGEYWIALNREKINLNDGGGVTEDEKATEGKAAATEHPVAVRLSGEGNVLEVLLDGGELASVSEVAEENGAIWIGSVDLPYVEVYKL
- the LOC103984352 gene encoding basic leucine zipper 43-like; this encodes MQNTVTMHPGEIAGICYLSPSSSASLRAHYSMSQNNITSSQFSSLFGPYIAQQFQTEPTMQGFGAVGHQLSAAEERRKRRMISNRESARRSRMRKQKRLSELWSQVIHLRSANCHLLDELNRVRRERVQIIHENDRLRVEETELHKRLGNLIPEFACAPRRANQSQFHGS